A part of Candidatus Methylomirabilota bacterium genomic DNA contains:
- a CDS encoding sterol desaturase family protein — protein MAGKYINDDGTVVYNGFWWKLALPGVILSINLGIVAGTCAWATSRPGGGWSVLSVGVLFGLLVWTLFEYVLHRWLLHHTRHPLLRKIFWSGFHREHHMYLQMKDPDHHGIHIAITIPIILLLLGAVSFATESGWGLAILAGYLLGYCAYEAFHWLVHSGDLERGLGKFPPLHRLWAAHTVHHLHRADTNYGFITLFWDKRFHTYLPT, from the coding sequence ATGGCTGGTAAGTACATCAATGATGACGGAACCGTCGTCTACAACGGGTTCTGGTGGAAGCTGGCCCTGCCCGGCGTAATCCTCAGCATCAACCTGGGTATAGTCGCCGGCACCTGTGCCTGGGCTACTTCCCGCCCGGGAGGCGGTTGGTCCGTGCTCTCCGTCGGCGTCCTGTTCGGGCTCCTTGTCTGGACGCTGTTCGAGTACGTTCTCCACCGCTGGTTGCTGCACCACACGCGCCATCCCCTGCTACGCAAGATCTTCTGGAGCGGCTTCCACCGGGAACATCATATGTACTTGCAAATGAAGGACCCCGACCACCACGGGATTCACATCGCGATTACAATCCCCATCATCTTGCTTCTGCTCGGCGCGGTAAGCTTTGCGACTGAATCCGGTTGGGGACTGGCGATCTTGGCGGGATACCTTCTTGGTTATTGCGCCTACGAGGCCTTCCACTGGCTGGTTCATTCTGGCGACTTGGAAAGAGGACTCGGAAAGTTCCCACCGTTACACCGCCTCTGGGCGGCGCACACTGTCCACCATCTGCACCGTGCCGACACAAATTACGGGTTTATTACCCTCTTCTGGGATAAGCGCTTCCACACGTACCTCCCCACC